In one window of Frigoriglobus tundricola DNA:
- a CDS encoding FG-GAP-like repeat-containing protein yields the protein MRTCPTPRANRRRRPGLHLEQLEARELPAITIQIDYSYDTSGFFTNNPAARAVMQQVATQLGNTLSANLAAISPSGSNTWSETFYNPATGAQVSVANPTVGANTITVYVGARPISGTEAGGGGPGGYSLSGSSAWISTVQTRGHSGFSTWGGSIAFDSTENWFFGTTTAGLNSSQVDFMSAATHELGHVLGIGTSAQWTGLSQNGYFVGSSAEGVYGGPVPLSTDGAHWADGILINGQRTVMDPILPRGTRVAWSPLDAAGLRDLGWNTTTSTAQTSPAPSPPPPAAVTTTTTDPAQAVAFTGGTNGALLIYRMSGGTLVATGQQFTPFPGYRGELRVVSGDFNGDGVTDYAVSTGAGPQATIAILSGADGHYIVPPTALFPGYAGGLYLAAADIDGNGRDQLVVAAGINAPPYVAIYQVSGSALQIQYAFFAFNAPDWQGGIRIAAGDLNGDGYADVVVTTASQVAAVATYSGAALARGSAALLTPIAFPVPGLAVGLNVAIGDLNGDGHNDLVLSLERGGSAIAAVWSGAVLSANPTVPVSQLPMAALILALPANGGGGRLAMSDLNGDGRDELIVTDGGPQGRLARAFTYDQLLAGGAGAAYLVPLGSTPTVNGLYVG from the coding sequence ATGCGGACGTGTCCGACCCCTCGCGCGAACCGGCGCCGCCGGCCCGGCCTCCACCTCGAACAGCTCGAAGCACGGGAACTGCCGGCGATCACGATCCAGATCGACTACTCCTACGACACCAGCGGGTTCTTCACCAACAACCCCGCCGCGCGTGCGGTCATGCAGCAAGTGGCGACGCAGTTGGGCAACACCCTCAGCGCCAACCTTGCGGCCATCTCCCCGTCCGGCAGCAACACGTGGAGCGAGACGTTCTACAACCCGGCGACCGGCGCGCAGGTGTCCGTCGCGAACCCGACCGTGGGGGCCAACACGATCACGGTGTACGTCGGCGCGCGGCCGATCTCCGGCACCGAAGCGGGCGGCGGCGGGCCGGGCGGGTACAGTCTGTCGGGCTCGTCGGCCTGGATCAGTACCGTCCAGACGCGGGGGCACTCCGGGTTCTCGACGTGGGGCGGGAGCATCGCGTTCGATTCCACGGAGAACTGGTTCTTCGGGACGACCACGGCCGGCTTGAACTCGAGCCAGGTCGATTTCATGTCGGCGGCCACGCACGAGCTGGGTCACGTCCTCGGGATCGGCACGTCCGCCCAGTGGACCGGCCTGTCTCAAAACGGGTACTTCGTGGGGAGCAGCGCCGAGGGCGTGTACGGCGGGCCGGTCCCGTTGAGCACGGACGGCGCCCACTGGGCCGACGGCATTCTGATTAACGGTCAGCGGACCGTGATGGACCCGATCCTCCCGCGCGGAACGCGGGTCGCGTGGTCGCCGCTCGACGCCGCCGGGCTCCGGGACCTGGGATGGAACACGACGACCTCCACCGCACAGACGTCCCCCGCGCCCTCGCCGCCCCCTCCGGCGGCCGTGACGACCACGACCACGGACCCGGCACAAGCCGTTGCATTCACGGGCGGCACGAACGGCGCGCTCCTGATCTACCGCATGAGCGGCGGGACCCTGGTCGCGACCGGGCAGCAGTTCACGCCGTTCCCCGGCTACCGGGGCGAGTTGCGCGTCGTGAGCGGCGATTTCAACGGCGACGGCGTCACCGATTACGCGGTCTCCACCGGCGCCGGGCCGCAGGCGACGATCGCCATCCTGAGCGGCGCGGACGGCCACTACATCGTCCCGCCGACGGCCCTGTTCCCCGGGTACGCCGGCGGCCTGTACTTAGCCGCCGCCGACATCGACGGGAACGGCCGGGACCAACTGGTCGTGGCAGCCGGGATCAACGCCCCGCCGTATGTCGCGATCTATCAGGTGAGCGGGAGCGCGCTCCAGATCCAGTACGCGTTCTTCGCGTTCAACGCGCCGGACTGGCAGGGCGGCATCCGGATCGCGGCGGGCGACCTGAACGGCGACGGCTACGCCGATGTGGTGGTGACGACCGCCTCGCAGGTCGCCGCGGTGGCAACGTACAGCGGGGCCGCGCTGGCCCGGGGGTCCGCGGCCCTGCTCACGCCGATCGCCTTCCCCGTCCCCGGTCTGGCGGTCGGTCTGAACGTCGCCATCGGCGACCTGAACGGCGACGGTCACAACGACCTGGTGCTCTCGCTCGAGCGCGGCGGCTCGGCGATTGCGGCGGTGTGGTCGGGTGCGGTGCTGAGCGCCAACCCGACGGTCCCGGTCAGTCAGTTGCCGATGGCCGCGCTGATCCTGGCACTTCCCGCGAACGGCGGCGGCGGGCGGCTCGCGATGAGCGACCTGAACGGCGACGGACGGGACGAGTTGATCGTTACGGACGGCGGCCCGCAGGGCCGGCTCGCGCGGGCCTTCACCTACGATCAGCTCCTGGCGGGCGGCGCCGGGGCTGCGTACCTCGTTCCGCTCGGATCGACGCCGACCGTCAACGGCCTCTACGTCGGCTGA
- a CDS encoding efflux RND transporter periplasmic adaptor subunit, with the protein MRLRAVLPVVALAAVCGAAIGGYITRDQWVAHVFPSQADEKSAAAHAGESHDHAHADRVKLSPQAQANLGLDVDTLRPTEYWRKLLIPGVVVDRPGESDRGVTTKAGGVVTEIKARPGDTVKAGDPLFTIQLASEFLQSAQVELAKAASERKFAVDRRDRVAALVATGTKPGLELTDEENQVRRLTNQVQAYRRQLQVFGLTSAQLDRAERGDVVTEVSVVVPARAAEPIPALVPDTTLYEVQELKVQLGEAVTSGQTLCLLANHQHLFVEGRAFKSEAKALARLAEKRVPIEVQFADEQPGDWPAVPPLAVHHLSNQVDAATRTFAFYLPLENRADTFNRDGQKHFVWRFRPGQRVRLKVPVEKLVTLAPDGKTEVLPFVLPVGAVVREGPEAFVFVQSGDVFVRKAVRVLYEDRAEVVLANDGSVTEADFVVKNHATALNRALKAAAGGEGGHAGHDHAGHDHSH; encoded by the coding sequence ATGCGCCTCCGTGCCGTCCTTCCCGTCGTTGCGCTCGCGGCCGTATGCGGGGCCGCGATCGGTGGGTACATCACCCGCGATCAGTGGGTCGCGCACGTCTTTCCGTCCCAGGCGGACGAGAAATCCGCAGCCGCGCATGCTGGCGAAAGCCACGACCACGCGCACGCCGATCGAGTGAAGCTCAGCCCGCAAGCGCAAGCGAACCTGGGGCTGGACGTGGACACGCTCCGGCCGACCGAATACTGGCGCAAGCTCCTGATCCCCGGTGTGGTCGTGGACCGACCGGGCGAAAGCGACCGCGGCGTGACGACGAAGGCCGGCGGCGTGGTCACCGAAATCAAGGCCCGACCCGGCGACACGGTGAAGGCCGGCGACCCCCTGTTCACGATCCAACTGGCGAGCGAGTTCTTGCAGAGTGCGCAGGTGGAACTCGCCAAGGCTGCGAGCGAGCGCAAGTTTGCCGTCGACCGCCGCGACCGGGTCGCGGCGCTGGTTGCGACCGGCACGAAGCCGGGGCTGGAACTGACGGACGAGGAGAACCAGGTCCGGCGGCTGACCAACCAGGTGCAGGCGTACCGGCGGCAGCTCCAGGTGTTCGGGCTCACGTCCGCGCAACTGGACCGGGCCGAGCGCGGGGACGTGGTCACGGAGGTAAGTGTCGTCGTTCCGGCGCGGGCGGCCGAGCCGATCCCCGCGCTCGTACCGGATACCACGCTTTACGAGGTTCAGGAGCTGAAGGTGCAACTGGGCGAAGCGGTCACCTCGGGACAAACGTTGTGTCTGCTCGCCAACCACCAGCACCTGTTCGTTGAGGGCCGGGCGTTCAAGTCCGAGGCCAAGGCGCTCGCGCGGCTGGCGGAGAAACGGGTGCCGATCGAGGTGCAGTTCGCGGACGAGCAACCGGGCGACTGGCCGGCGGTGCCGCCGCTCGCCGTTCACCACCTCTCGAACCAGGTGGACGCGGCCACCCGCACGTTCGCGTTTTATCTGCCCCTGGAGAACCGGGCCGACACCTTCAACCGGGACGGGCAGAAGCACTTCGTCTGGCGGTTCCGGCCGGGACAGCGGGTGCGCTTGAAGGTGCCGGTGGAGAAGCTCGTGACGCTCGCCCCGGACGGGAAGACCGAAGTGCTGCCCTTCGTGCTTCCGGTGGGGGCGGTCGTTCGGGAGGGGCCGGAGGCGTTCGTGTTCGTGCAGTCCGGTGACGTGTTTGTTCGCAAGGCGGTCCGGGTGCTGTACGAGGACCGGGCCGAAGTCGTGCTGGCGAACGACGGCAGCGTGACCGAGGCCGATTTCGTGGTGAAGAACCACGCGACCGCGCTCAACCGCGCGCTGAAGGCCGCGGCCGGTGGCGAGGGCGGCCACGCGGGTCACGACCACGCCGGCCACGACCACAGCCACTGA